One bacterium genomic window, AGCCACCGATCCGGGTCTGCCGATCGACCTGCCGGTGGAGCAACTCAGGGACCTGCGACTCGAAGTCGTCGATGACCGCCGCACCTCGCACCTATGGAATGAATACATCCAGCGCCACCACTATCTCGGCTATCAACCTCTTCCCGGGGCGCAGCTGCGTTATCTCGCGGGCTCTCAGGGCCAGATTTTGGCGCTGCTCGGCTTCGGCGCTGCGGCGTGGAAGATCGCACCACGGGACCGCTGGATTGGATGGAGCGCTGACCAACGTCAGCAACGGTTGCACTTGCTGATCAATAACGCCCGGTTCTTGATCCTGCCGTGGATCACCAGCCGCAACCTGGCGTCCAAACTCCTCGCCATGGCGGCGCGACGAGTCGCCGAGGATTGGGACCGACGCTATGGCTACCGTCCCGTCCTCATGGAAACCTTCGTCGAGACGCCGAGGTTTGCTGGTACCTGTTACCGCGCGGCGAACTGGACTCATGTCGGGCAAACCCGGGGCCGGGGCAAGCTAGACATACGACATCAAGCCCCGCTGCCGATCAAG contains:
- a CDS encoding DUF4338 domain-containing protein, translating into MPIDLPVEQLRDLRLEVVDDRRTSHLWNEYIQRHHYLGYQPLPGAQLRYLAGSQGQILALLGFGAAAWKIAPRDRWIGWSADQRQQRLHLLINNARFLILPWITSRNLASKLLAMAARRVAEDWDRRYGYRPVLMETFVETPRFAGTCYRAANWTHVGQTRGRGKLDIRHQAPLPIKDIWLYPIEKKCRRTLCS